The proteins below come from a single Papaver somniferum cultivar HN1 chromosome 11, ASM357369v1, whole genome shotgun sequence genomic window:
- the LOC113320440 gene encoding uncharacterized protein LOC113320440, which translates to MGGTTKLSEERYLNSQYLELPNWTCLQYKEAISALDVLFKAKTSRKCSRCEKKNPKITCPSVGLFHAEMANHSIRANVILGMELDAPSDDEESPGAVDNGTSSSAKGSV; encoded by the exons ATGGGAGGCACCACCAAGCTTTCCGAGGAGAGATATTTAAACTCCCAGTATTTGGAGCTACCCAACTGGACGTGTCTGCAATATAAAGAGGCTATATCTGCATTGGATGTTTTATTTAAGGCTAAGACAAGCAGAAAATGCTCTAGGTGTGAAAAGAAAAATCCCAAAATCAcctgtcccagtgttgggttgtTTCACGCG GAAATGGCAAATCATTCTATTCGAGCAAATGTTATTCTTGGAATGGAGCTGGACGCACCGTCCGATGATGAAGAATCACCTGGAGCTGTGGATAATGGAACATCGAGTTCGGCTAAGGGTTCAGTTTGA